In one window of Oryzias melastigma strain HK-1 linkage group LG5, ASM292280v2, whole genome shotgun sequence DNA:
- the LOC112144867 gene encoding uncharacterized protein LOC112144867 encodes MAGLPLVSVAVLLCCWGALSLDLSQPVGPPSLLSTLLFRRESPKEPHFIQESVRSKRHAVAELVRAQPHLVHDMGWPEIYQAAPSPPMELASSSQLNTAPSAPLDVVRTGVDGSLDKEEDMERMVHLAVPRQTDDVLGHPESGEVELPGRLRTVDVSNEASGFNGMDTEDRGEEGGEDQERRGELEWEKDRERKEEEVLNQENQTVDRTNEDIPDVAHSTTDPHMRIDFATALHPSKEPGNSFPAADQDSGLQELQASPLLKVRIED; translated from the exons TTCTTTTGTGCTGCTGGGGGGCCCTAAGCCTGGACCTGAGCCAGCCCGTCGGCCCCCCCAGTCTCCTGTCCACACTCTTGTTCAGGAGAGAGAGTCCAAAAGAGCCTCATTTCATCCAGGAGTCGGTCCGATCCAAACGGCATGCCGTCGCCGAGCTTGTGCGTGCTCAGCCTCATCTGGTCCATGACATGGGCTGGCCGGAAATCTACCAAGCCGCACCGTCACCTCCTATGGAGCTGGCCAGCTCCTCCCAGCTGAACACGGCTCCCTCAGCTCCCCTGGATGTAGTCAGGACCGGAGTGGACGGAAGCCTGGATAAGGAAGAGGACATGGAG CGTATGGTTCATCTGGCCGTCCCCAGACAAACTGATGACGTTCTGGGACACCCAGAGTCTGGGGAGGTGGAGCTTCCTGGTCGTCTAAGAACTGTTGATGTTTCTAATGAGGCGTCTGGCTTCAATGGGATGGACACAGAAGAtagaggagaagaaggaggagaggaTCAGGAAAGAAGAGGAGAACTTGAGTGGGAAAAGgacagagagagaaaagaggaagaagtcTTAAACCAGGAGAACCAGACGGTAGACAGGACCAATGAGGACATTCCAGATGTCGCACACTCTACCACAGATCCACATATGAGGATTG ATTTTGCTACGGCTTTACATCCGTCCAAAGAACCTGGAAACTCCTTTCCAGCTGCAGATCAGGATTCTGGGCTGCAGGAGCTCCAAGCATCACCTCTTCTGAAGGTACGGATAGAGgattaa